The following proteins are co-located in the Leptospira weilii genome:
- a CDS encoding pectin acetylesterase-family hydrolase, with protein MKRWIIYLAAICLILVFTDCKKKDDDDKERMFLELIIADLLHNPYEKITPSAGTITVAGANYSNRAYNPSCSGSSGNTTFSFYRKKVSTSNKKLLINFMGGGACWSGYNCFGSNTTTYFNQLNSVPDLFVKFVFQGVMNANNSLNPFKDYDVVFIPYCTGDLHFGSKDMTYTDPNSGSQVVVQHRGYDNVLATLKYIQSEYPGVQNVFVTGQSAGGYGTLLNYPIVRETITGLNSSAKVNMLIDASNGVIPNGFFSNLSTQWGADSSLPTWVTGIAANYLTVGNPSIQDFFTKVSTYYIGLGDKTGQYTAVFDGNQRFFYKVMNIINAAPAYSNEKTTDPYDSSKTYSALFGDTDGSSVPDGTLASTDGSTCGWTQQAVTSMNGISGAAANYSYYIAPGDVHTITTSEDMYKLGSGGTNFITWLTTLSTGVKPGNAKCTTNGGDCVHSNFTKNTINLALSAVTSDQSYANNKNLATTCGTVVGL; from the coding sequence ATGAAAAGATGGATAATATACCTCGCGGCGATTTGCCTCATTCTCGTCTTTACCGATTGTAAAAAGAAAGACGATGATGATAAGGAGAGAATGTTTCTAGAATTGATAATAGCGGATCTTTTACATAATCCTTACGAAAAGATCACTCCTTCCGCCGGAACGATCACGGTTGCTGGAGCAAATTATTCAAATAGAGCTTATAATCCTTCCTGTTCCGGGTCGAGTGGAAATACTACGTTCTCTTTCTATAGAAAGAAGGTAAGCACATCCAATAAAAAGCTTCTCATCAATTTTATGGGAGGGGGGGCTTGTTGGAGCGGATACAATTGCTTCGGATCGAATACGACTACGTATTTCAATCAGCTCAATAGTGTTCCTGATTTGTTTGTAAAGTTTGTCTTTCAAGGTGTGATGAATGCGAATAACTCTTTGAATCCGTTCAAGGACTATGATGTGGTTTTTATTCCGTATTGTACGGGAGATCTTCACTTCGGTTCCAAGGACATGACCTATACTGACCCAAATTCAGGATCTCAAGTCGTCGTACAACATCGGGGTTACGACAATGTCCTTGCGACTTTGAAATACATTCAGTCGGAATATCCGGGAGTTCAGAACGTATTCGTTACCGGGCAAAGTGCGGGAGGTTACGGGACTTTATTAAATTATCCGATTGTTCGTGAAACGATTACGGGGTTAAATTCATCTGCAAAGGTCAACATGCTTATCGATGCGTCTAACGGAGTGATCCCAAACGGATTTTTTTCCAACCTAAGTACTCAGTGGGGAGCCGATTCGAGTCTTCCGACATGGGTAACAGGGATTGCTGCCAACTATCTCACCGTTGGTAATCCTTCCATCCAAGATTTTTTTACAAAGGTTTCCACTTACTACATAGGTTTGGGAGACAAGACCGGACAATACACGGCCGTCTTCGATGGAAACCAAAGATTCTTTTACAAGGTGATGAATATCATCAATGCGGCTCCGGCTTATTCGAATGAAAAAACAACCGATCCTTATGATTCCTCTAAAACGTATTCCGCACTGTTCGGCGATACCGACGGGAGTTCTGTTCCGGATGGCACTCTCGCGTCCACGGACGGATCAACCTGCGGTTGGACGCAACAAGCGGTTACTTCTATGAATGGAATTTCCGGTGCGGCGGCTAATTATTCGTATTATATCGCTCCAGGCGATGTGCATACGATCACCACATCGGAAGATATGTATAAATTGGGTTCTGGAGGGACTAACTTTATTACTTGGCTCACGACTCTTTCCACAGGAGTGAAGCCCGGGAATGCGAAGTGTACTACAAACGGAGGAGATTGTGTTCATTCGAATTTTACTAAGAATACGATCAATCTCGCCTTGAGTGCGGTCACTTCGGATCAATCGTATGCAAATAATAAAAACTTAGCGACTACCTGCGGGACAGTCGTAGGACTCTGA
- a CDS encoding rhomboid family intramembrane serine protease, with the protein MITILICLVTFGLSIWCFTSENKLDKFILTPYRLKRNKNYHTLLTSGFIHADWMHLIFNMISFYSFGKNLEMTVGPIKFLLFYLGTILITSVISWRKNLENPLYATLGASGGVCGVLFATILFYPNLSLYMMFIPIPIPGAIYAVLYLVYTYFSSKSGHSDGINHDAHLWGALCGIVFALLLEPEILGRVIRNISGS; encoded by the coding sequence TTGATCACAATACTGATTTGTCTCGTCACCTTCGGTTTGAGTATTTGGTGTTTTACTTCCGAGAACAAACTCGATAAGTTTATTCTCACCCCGTATCGATTGAAAAGGAATAAGAACTATCATACTCTTCTCACTTCCGGTTTTATTCACGCGGATTGGATGCATTTGATCTTCAATATGATTTCGTTTTATTCCTTCGGAAAAAATTTAGAAATGACCGTAGGTCCCATCAAGTTTCTTCTTTTTTATCTCGGAACGATTTTAATTACGAGCGTCATCTCTTGGAGAAAGAATCTGGAAAATCCTCTTTATGCAACGTTAGGCGCATCCGGCGGTGTTTGTGGCGTTTTGTTTGCCACGATTCTTTTTTATCCGAATCTATCCCTGTACATGATGTTCATACCTATCCCGATTCCGGGAGCGATTTACGCGGTCTTGTATTTAGTTTACACGTATTTTTCCTCGAAAAGCGGACACTCGGACGGAATCAATCATGACGCTCATCTTTGGGGCGCATTGTGCGGAATTGTATTCGCTCTTTTGCTCGAACCTGAAATCCTCGGTAGAGTGATTCGAAATATTTCGGGAAGTTAA
- the uvrB gene encoding excinuclease ABC subunit UvrB yields the protein MASIFKIHSAYEPAGDQIKAIENIATSFQKGAEKVTLVGVTGSGKTFTMAQVIQNLGLPTLVLSHNKTLAAQLFREFKEFFPENAVEYFVSYYDYYQPEAYVPSSDTFIEKDSSINEEIDKLRLRATSSLLEREDVVIVSSVSCIYGLGSPEEYTNSVVTLKVGDTIERDAVIRKLLHIQYNRNDIDFSRGNFRVRGDSIEIYPAYHTDGIRIEFFGDEIDSISRINPITAQTIFKLEKTYIYPAKHFITSGPKVKEAIENIKAELEAQALFFRKNDKLLEAERIISRTNYDMEMLQEMGYCNGIENYSRHLTGRKAGERPACLIDYFQGEFLLIVDESHVTIPQIGGMFAGDKARKQTLVDFGFRLPSALDNRPLNFEEFETLTPKTLYVSATPADYEMKKSSKIVEQIIRPTGLLDPIVEVRPTKNQIEDLLVEIRKRIDVGERVLITTLTKKMSEDLTDYYKEIGLKVAYLHSEVETLDRVAIIRDLRKGIYDVLIGINLLREGLDIPEVSLVAILDADKEGFLRNYKSLIQTVGRAARNVNGTAILYADKITDSMAKAIDETKRRRKIQEDHNLKFGITPLTIRKEVSDIIEREEKERTSEDLVLEDVEKKFNSKKFPNKEELKNKLREEMMKAAKELDFERAAILRDKMLSIQINDPSTEN from the coding sequence ATGGCTTCCATTTTTAAAATCCATTCCGCATACGAACCTGCCGGAGATCAAATTAAAGCGATCGAAAATATCGCGACTTCCTTTCAAAAAGGTGCAGAAAAAGTGACGTTGGTCGGAGTAACCGGCTCCGGTAAAACTTTCACGATGGCCCAGGTGATTCAAAATCTCGGACTTCCAACCCTAGTTTTGTCGCATAACAAAACCTTGGCGGCCCAACTTTTTCGGGAGTTTAAGGAATTTTTTCCCGAGAATGCGGTGGAATATTTCGTTTCCTATTATGATTATTATCAGCCGGAAGCGTATGTTCCTTCTTCGGATACGTTTATCGAAAAAGATAGTTCCATCAACGAAGAGATCGACAAACTCAGACTCAGGGCCACGTCTTCCCTTTTGGAAAGAGAGGACGTCGTCATTGTCAGTTCGGTTTCCTGTATCTACGGCTTAGGCTCTCCGGAAGAATATACGAATTCAGTAGTCACTTTAAAAGTGGGAGATACGATAGAAAGAGACGCGGTGATCCGCAAACTGTTACATATTCAATACAATAGAAACGACATAGACTTTTCCAGAGGGAACTTCAGAGTTCGCGGAGATTCGATCGAAATTTATCCCGCGTATCACACAGACGGAATCCGAATCGAATTTTTCGGAGACGAGATCGATTCGATCAGCAGAATCAATCCGATAACCGCACAAACGATTTTTAAATTAGAAAAAACTTATATTTATCCCGCAAAACACTTTATCACTTCCGGTCCGAAAGTGAAGGAGGCGATTGAAAACATCAAGGCGGAATTGGAAGCTCAAGCCCTTTTTTTTAGAAAAAACGACAAACTTTTGGAGGCGGAAAGAATTATATCCCGCACGAATTACGATATGGAAATGCTTCAGGAGATGGGATATTGCAACGGGATCGAAAATTATTCCAGACATCTCACCGGAAGAAAAGCGGGAGAACGTCCAGCTTGTTTGATCGATTATTTTCAAGGAGAATTTCTTCTGATCGTAGACGAGTCTCATGTGACGATTCCTCAGATCGGAGGAATGTTCGCGGGAGACAAGGCACGTAAACAAACATTAGTCGACTTCGGTTTTAGACTTCCAAGTGCGCTTGATAATAGACCTCTCAATTTCGAAGAGTTCGAAACTTTGACTCCGAAAACTCTCTACGTTTCCGCGACTCCGGCGGATTATGAAATGAAAAAAAGTTCCAAAATCGTGGAGCAGATCATCCGACCAACCGGACTTTTGGATCCGATCGTAGAAGTGCGTCCCACTAAAAATCAAATCGAAGACCTTCTTGTGGAAATCCGCAAACGAATCGATGTAGGCGAACGCGTCCTTATCACGACACTGACTAAAAAAATGTCGGAAGATCTTACGGACTATTACAAAGAGATCGGCCTGAAGGTCGCGTATCTTCATTCCGAGGTAGAAACCTTGGATCGGGTTGCTATCATCCGAGACCTGAGAAAAGGTATCTACGACGTTCTGATTGGAATCAATCTTTTACGGGAAGGTCTGGATATTCCCGAGGTTTCTTTAGTCGCGATTTTGGACGCGGATAAGGAAGGTTTTTTAAGAAATTATAAATCCCTAATACAGACGGTCGGTCGTGCCGCGAGAAACGTAAACGGAACCGCGATTCTTTACGCGGACAAGATCACGGACTCAATGGCAAAAGCGATCGATGAGACGAAACGTAGAAGAAAAATTCAGGAAGATCATAACCTTAAATTCGGAATCACCCCTCTTACGATCCGAAAAGAAGTCAGCGACATTATCGAACGAGAGGAAAAGGAAAGAACTTCGGAAGATCTGGTTCTTGAAGACGTGGAGAAAAAATTTAATTCCAAAAAGTTCCCAAACAAGGAAGAGTTGAAGAATAAACTCCGAGAAGAAATGATGAAGGCCGCAAAAGAGCTCGACTTTGAAAGAGCCGCTATCTTAAGAGATAAGATGTTATCTATCCAAATAAACGATCCTTCGACTGAAAACTAA